In Panicum virgatum strain AP13 chromosome 5K, P.virgatum_v5, whole genome shotgun sequence, the genomic window TGGGTCTTAAGGTGAGGAGAGGAGTGAGGGGGCGGCACGACAGCCGAGGATGGCTGGCGCGTGgcgcgaggatggccggcggtggtggcgacaCGTGCGGCGCGCCGAAGCAAAGCagggaagaggagaggaggaggctgacgggtgggctcgggcgaggaaaaagaagaaaacaagtttgaaattcaaaacggAGATGTTCCCAGActcaaaaattcaccaaatttttacagaagataGATAAAATCACCAAGAACACAATGCATCAAGAATAActcgaaaatattttttaatttggtcgaaacaaaaagaacaaatagACTACTtttgaaaattcctagaattttgTGCCTCTGTTAAAAGGTcacaaaattctgaaaaaatatttttaaatcaaaatttgagatatagtatttaaataaaatttttggaggCCAAGTTGCATAACAAAATTTGAACTTTCTTAACAACCACATATTCATACATACacaaaattaaattcaaaacacaacaaacatgCACATGATGCTCCTTTATGCCTTAATGATGCTTATGATGATGTTATTTAAATGTTAAGCATGTTTTTACATTTGGGGTCGTGACAGCACCGGTCCCTCGGGCCGATCCACCGGACGTCGGTGCTCCACGACCACGCGCCGGCGGTGGACGCGACGGTGTGGCGGTAAAGGCGCAGCACGCCATCGGGATCGAGCGTGACCCAGTACAAGACCTGCTGCTCACTGCCTGATTTCGGGGCTCCCGGTCGCGTGAGGTTCTTGGTGTAGTTGCCGCTGTTGCCGGTGAGGTagagcacgccgccggcgtcgaggcGTGGCGTCAGGGGGAATCCGATCTGGAACGTGCCTGTGTCCCAGTACGCGGCGGCCGCGATGTTCTCCGTCTGCACTGGGTACATGACGAGGTTGCCGTTGTTGGCCTGGTTGGTGAGGCGGTACTTCCCGGCGGCCCTGTTGGTGTCGGAGACGGCGGAGAAGAGCTGCGCCCCGGGCGCGAGGTCCTGCCCGGGGAGCAGGGTGTCCGTGGGCGTTGCGAAGGTGGACCAGACCACGGTACCGTTGGTGCCGTAGAGCACGAAGCTGCCGTCGTCGCGCGTggccgcggcgacggccggcTCGGAAGGCGCGGCGAGGCTCCTGTCCTGGCCGTCGTTGGTGCCGGTCCAGACGAGGCGGCCGTCGTAGGTGATCCAGAGCGCGCTGCCCATGGCGGGTGTGTCGTTTCGACCGGCCGTCCACGTGACGGTGACGTTGGGCGCGGTGGCGAGCCACACGCCAACGGCTAGCCCCCCGTCCGTGGCGTAGAAGCCGAAGGCGAAGCGGCCGGACGGGGAGGGccaggcggcgccgcggcggcctgcAGGGAGGAGCCCGAGGTGATGTTTGTGCTCTGCGCGCCTGACAGGGGCAGAGaggaaagcagcagcagcagatggtgGTTGGGTTTAGACCTTGTTTAGAGGCATAAAATTTTGGGTGTAAAGCACTGTAgtattttcgtttgtatttggtaattattatcccgCCGTGGATTAACTAGGCtaaaaagattcgtctcgcaaattatagataaactgtgtaattagttattttgattagctacatttaatacttcatgcatgtgttgaaaAATTTTAATGTGATgaaaaatcttgtaaagttttggaattttgaagggaactaaaaaGTCCTAGGAGCCATGGCGGCCAAGAAGCTACGATGGATGTGTCTATGGCGAAGCTGCATATCTTATCTGCTCAAGAGGTTCTATTCTAGTAGATGAATCATTCACGCGAGCTGTCCAAGGGTTCaattctactccctccgttccaaattccaaattatatgtcattccaaaaattttggagagtcaaaatttttcaagtttgaccaaatttatatgataagataataacatttatgataccaattaagtatcattagattctttgttagatatattttcatagtgcacctatttaatgtcataaatctttatatttctctctataattttagtcaaactttaaaattatttgactctctaagattcttggaatgacttataatttagaacggagagaGCAGTAGCTGCTTAAGAGGTACTTCCGGTGGTGATGATGTACAGTAGATGATTTGCGGTCTCGTCCAAGGGTTTTCCAGTGCGTcaagggccgtgtttggatcgGTCTTGGAGATTCTATAAATAGTGCGCGTACATTTTCCGATAGAAGAATCTcgcatacatggagtactaaataaaatctatttacaaaatctttttagggatgggtgtaacttttcgcgacgaatctaatgacagtaattaatcaataattgactatagtgatgctacagtaaccatcttctaatcacgcggtcaaagacctcattagattgtTCAAGATTTCTAGCacagggttctgaagttggttttgtgaattgactttgtttgacaccttaattagcggtcaaaattgATAAAATTCTTAGTCCAGATTTTCCTAGTTCAAACCAAACAGGATCAAGCTGTCAAAGTCCAAGGTGAATCATTCATACAATTGAATGAATTCGAGGATGTTTGGTTGGTAGCCATTGAATGCTCAGGTACATATTTATGTCCGCCACAGGTCCGTGGCTAGCCACAGCATGGCGTGGCGTGTTGTGGCTCCAAGCCAAACACGCCATTCATTTGTTCGGCTTTCATTTCAGTTGGTCATCTATTCATAAATTTTGAATTGCAGGAACAATGATGCTATTGGTAGGATATATCTATGTATCTATCTATCTAGGATTACGATTTGCATGAAAGTTGAGAGGGAACGGGGAATTGACTTGACCCAGCTAAAGAGGCTGCTAGGGGTCACACGGGTGCCCCAGCAGACTTATCACCCACTCCAGATTTTATGTTTTTGGGCTCAAATCGACCCAACAAACTGGCCCATAGTTGAATTTATTTTAGAACAAATTTATTTTGTTtcgaaataattttttaattattgtAGCAATAAAAAAATTCTTCGGGAACAattttttccaaaataaaaaatagttattaGATCTTGTGCGATAATTGGACTGTCAGTAACCCGAGCGACTTTTAGCATTTGCTGGTCGCGTCGCATCTAGCAAGTGCGCACATGGCATTGACCGTCCATCCATCCATGACAACTGTTGTGAGCAGCCACTCGTGCGCTATCCAGGGTTTAAttaaccgaccggtccggtcaaaccggcggggtccggtaccggtataccggaccggtttggccggaaaccgatagaaaccggtcaaattcaaatttgaattcaaaaaactcagttcaaccggttcgtaccggtataccggccggtttgaccggtttgaattagaatccaaatttaaaatcgcatgcgtgaccggtttggaacggtataccggccggtttgaccggtttatcaagtgggccttaatgggccgtctcattttttttcttttctttttcggtttaactttaaatgtccgaaaagtatgttaaacgaacgaatttttgagaaaatttgacaccattagatttgtcgcaccttgaagtatttttaggaatttttcattttttaaattcaaatttaaattttgaatttgggccggtttggtaccggcccaaaccggaaccggatcGGACCAGTTTTGTAAACCCTGGCGCTAGCTCGCTCCATGAGCGTGCGCtcctcgccggcctcctccagcaGGGCCGTCCCGCAAAAAATATGGGCCCTGTGCCAAACTATACTTTAGGCCCCCAATCTAACAAAGCCAACTTCGAATACTTATATATCATGCTTGAACATATTTTTAAAATCAAATCTGATGTTCtaattccttttttcttttagtGCTTTCATAACAAGAGTCATATTTTCTATTCCAACTTTTAGAagacataatttaaaataaagatGCACAAATAGAGAAAAAATAGAATTAGCAGGGTCACAAATTCAAGAAGAAAATTGCAAGTACATGTATGTTTACATGTACTGATATGATTATTAGTACCCGATCCAACTAGAAGAAGTTTCAAATGGTTTAGCAGAGCCAACCGATCCCATTGATTAATTTGATGCTAAGATTAAGGTGCAAGGACAAACGAGatagaagagaagaaaatgATATATAAATATGAGGTTGGCATTTGGGGATGATTCATGGTCCAACGGGATTTTACTTGGGGCAAATTGCTGATTAATTAGTGATAGGAGAATGAGAATCAGAAGTACAACTATTATGAGATGATTTACATGTGGCAAGGAAGAAGTGGAAGAGATTTTGGGGAGAAGGAAAATCTGTGTAGGTTTCTCGAGGAAGCTTCATGAGAAATTTACGTTGTGCTAGAAATTACTAATCCTAATTAGTAGTACAACTTAATCTAATGGGGGCCCCACATTTTTGGGGGCCCTGTGCAGGTGCACCGGTGGCACATGCCCAGGGACGGGCCTGTCCTCCAGCTCCATGCTTCGCTGGCAGGTCACCGTCTCCAGCAGCACGACGCCGTAGCTGTAGACGCCGTAGCTGTCGACGCCCAGCTGCGAACCGCCACGAAGCAGCCGAGGAGCGCGTGAATCGCGCGGGATTGGGCGCGCTAGCGAGGGAGGCAAATCCAGCTCGGTCCGGCGCTGGTTTTGGGCGTGCGAATAAATTGGGCACCGTTTTAGGCTACTGTTGGAGCTGAGTTTTTCTCGTTTCTTCCCAAAACTAGTTTGTATAACTATATTTTGAGCACTTTTTGAAGATGCTCTTAAAGTGTTACAACGAATACACCAGCAGCCGAATCGGATCAGGTTCCGGTGACTCGATCGCACACTCACTCGCACTCTCCCCTCCTCCACCGTCGACAGGAACATATCGTCTACCACTGTAAGCACAATGTTGTTAAAATTTTAGAATATTCGCTCTCATAAGAAGTCAACCTGATGTCCTACTGAAAGAGATTGAACTGATATGTCCTGAGATTGACATTCTTagataaatctagaaaaatacaaacaagTCAAGTGGATGACTCAAATCTACATGAACGTCAAGAAATGTTACCAGCTGATTTACGCTCAATTCACTTATAAATATATAACAtttaataaaaatataattaacTAGCTGGTTCATTATGTAAAGGAACGTAAACTGTGTGTATTGTGTATATGTGTTGTGTCAGTGTAACAAGCCACCAACAAAATAGAGCTGTTGACTAACTTAATCTGTTGAACCAATCCACACGAGTAAGAGAAAGGCAACTTTCACTGGCTAGTCATCTTCGACCCATCACATTGTTGGTTGCGATGTTGTCAGCCACTGATAACTAATACCTGCTACATGTATTGGTCAGTTGGTCGGTTGTGATGCTGACAAATCAGATCAATATAGGAGAACGGGCATATACGCAGTCCGTGTTCagttacaaaaatcaaaattccaaatttttttccggcacttgcatggagatttaaatctagacaaaataaaaaacgcattgcgactgctatctgtaaatggcgagacgaatctaatgaacctagtCAGGCTGTAATCaggcactaaattgctacagtaatgctacagtaaacaacctctaatgccggattaattaggctcattagattcatttcgcgatttacagacgagttctgtaattatttttgtgattagtctatgtttagtacttcaaatatagaaagatgtcttttcaaaatttttacatcgCGCAACCAAACGGGGCCGCAGTCTGATAATAAGGCGGTTgaacttttcttttctcttgtgAGCAATTCTCTTAATTAGAATGAATAAAGCTGACAGCGACACGAATACACTCACGATCCGTGCCACTAGCTAGTAGTACATGCATGGATCCTAGCTATTCAAAACGCATCCTTAACTTGTTGGTTTCCCAGTCTCGTGCATGTCGCGCGTGGGCCGCATGAAATACGTGCATAGTATATGTATATTCATGGGAAAAACCGAAGCACGTACATGCTATAGTAACATCTACTAcatccgtttcaaattgtagttTTTTTacttcaaatttgaccactcatctttttttaaaaaaattgtacaaacATTGCCAAATTAAAGTCATTTTTGAAaatcttgtattgataaagaagctcacaacaaaaagaagaagaagtgatattttatacaaatttttgaataagacgagtggtcaaatttaaagtcaaaaaaatcaaacgacatacaatttaaaacggagggagtacctacAAGCGTGCACACTAGTAGTAATAAGGTTATCTCCAACCCATAGTGTCCATAGATGGTGTCTAAAGGAAAAAGTGAGTAAGAAACTAGTTATAAACACTACCTCTCCAATGCATAGTTTCTATGATAAATGAAGAAAATAATCcaatcttctctttctctctcattgCCTCGCCCTATcattcttctccttttcttggTTCTTATGTAGATATGGTGTTTTACATGAGAAATCATACCTATCTTTTCTCTCATTGATCTCCTGCCATGTCACCAAATTGCTTATGTGGCAACCTCATTAATGCTATGGACACCATCCTACTAGGAGGGTTGGGATGGTCTAATACCCAAGCACAAGCAATTTTAATGGGGAGTCATCGCACAATTATTAAACTTGTGAACTTGATAATTGTGCCGGAGGATGGAGTATCAGGGCGACGACACTCATCTTTTATCCTATAAAACTCCCCTCATCTTTTCATAAATGAGACTGTTGTGTTAAcaaatttgctgatgtggcacgaCAACTCATAACACTTCTACGATACTCCCATTAAGATTGGTCTAATAAGAGTACGTGCTGATCAGTATTTTGTAGCAATGCTCGTGAAACTGACTACGCAACCCTGATCCGATCCATCCGTCAGCTCATCTGCTCATATGGGTCGATCCAGAGAGAGAATGGAGGCCATGGATAGGTCCAGTCAAGGGAAGCGTGCGTTGCGTTTACCAAAAACAGGCcaacaagaaaaggaaagaaaactcTCCAGCTTCAGTATTTATTTTACCACACTCGCAAAAAAGTACTTATTTTACCACAGCTTCCATTTTACCACCTTCAAATTGAATAGTCTCCTAGTACTAGAATTCTCCGAAAGTTCCACGCTAGTCTACGAACTTCCAATGGCTATACATATATTTATTCGAAATGATTAATTCATCATGATAGTTAGTACAAAGATACAGTGTACTATATGTTTATGTTTCGGGATTGAAACcaaacaagtttttttttttggcatgtgatgtttatttttgaGGAGCTAGGCGAGGACTGTTTGTTTTCTTGATCAATCACGAGTTATTTTTTGATTGAGGGGATCctgctgtgctgctgctgctgccactgGTATTGAGAAAATGCGGGGTATTGTTTTTGTCTTAAAAAGAACTAAAATctgaagcaagcaagcaagtagTAAACGGCAGTTGCCTCGATCAAGCAAGCAAATAGTAAACAGCAGTAGGTTGATCACACTCGCAGGAAAACTGTGAgggggaaaaaaaaaaggagcagaCAAGGACCGATCGAGCAgccgccctcccctccccttcctgCCCGGCTGCACCTGCCGCAAGACTCAGCGAGCAGCGAGCAGCGAGCAGCAGGCCGCAGCAGCCGAGCCCCCTCGACCTCGAGCCTCGCCTCCCAGGCTCCCACTCCACCACCGCTTCAGATTTCAGAGGCGACAGGCAAGAGGGGGAGACACCCAAACCCAGGCGGCGAGGCCACCGCTCGCCGCCTTAGCCTCTCCCCCACTTGAGAAGAAGGCGGAGCGGAGATCCGCCGCCCGCAGGAGTCCCCACCGCTTCCTCCTCTTCCCGGTAAGAAAGCCCTAGCTTTGCTCGTGGATGGATAACCGGGTCGCCGGATCTTCCCTTTCCTCCTCTGCTGCGCGACCAGTCAATCCCGAATCTTACTTGCTCACCATGGTGGCTGCCCTGCTCCAATCCGTCCACCTCGCTGTGGATTCGCTTGCTATGCGGAGGGCCCCTTTACTCCCGCCTCACTCTGATCCCCACAATGCCTCTGTTGCTTTGCTTCAAACCACCACCATATACCTTCACTAGATGATGAAAGCAGCCAGTGCTACccttcaaaaaaataaataaaaagcaGCCAGTGCTTGGGCAGATACCTACAATCCATCGCTCCGCAGGTCTATACATATCAGAATCGTCACAAAAaaatctttctttctttttattgCAATCCCTGTTGCGTGTAGTGTAAATGTGTAATCCCTGTGTCTAAGCTTGTAGCTTGCTCTTGGTGCTATCAACCAGTAGACCCCCTGCTCTCTTGAAACACCAGTTTACCCATATTCGTGAGCGTTTTTTTCTTTCCATTCATAGCATAGGTAGACTGCTCGCATTTCATTCCTGTAACCGTTTTCAGAATCGCAGCACCCAGAACATCTCCATATATTCTAGTTCCCTGTAATTTAATTCCATTTTGATTTGACTTACCGTACCAATTGATGTGCTACGGTGGATTTCACTTCATTTCTGTTACATGTGTGCAGGTTATACAATATTCAATCAGAGCTGTTGGTCGCTTGGTCCATATGTGTTGCCACTGTTCTTAAAATTCCATAGTTACTTGGAGATCAGATGCGTCAAACATGCACGCCAAAGGGGCTTCTTCAGATGCCATCAGAGTTAGCACGTCTAGTGCCCCTAGCACATCAAGCCATGGTTCTGCACAAGATGACTATGATTCCTCAGGCGACGTATACGTGTGGGGTGAAGTCATTTGCGACAACACTGTAAGAGTTGGTTCTGACAGAGTAGTCAGGTCAGCTGGGAAGGCTGATGTTCTTCTGCCGAAGCCCTTGGAGTCCAAGTTAGTTCTTGACGTCTATCATGTGGATTGTGGAGTCAAGCACGCTGCTCTGGTCACTAAAAATGGGGAAGTGTTTACATGGGGCGAGGAATCTGGAGGACGTCTTGGCCATGGATCAAGGGAAGACTCTCTTCACCCTCATCTGGTTGAGTCCTTAGCAATTTGCAATGTGGACATCGTTGCCTGCGGGGAGTTCCACACTTGTGCTGTCACAACAGCTGGCGAACTGTACACCTGGGGTGATGGAACACATAATATTGGACTTCTAGGCAATGGTACTGATGTAAGCCACTGGATTCCAAAAAGAATTTCAGGAGCACTTGAGGGTCTTCAAGTTGCCTATGTTTCTTGTGGGACCTGGCATACTGCCTTGATTACATCAAGAGGTCAGCTATTTACCTTCGGTGATGGTACATTTGGAGTCTTAGGACATGGAAACCGTGAGAGTATATCATGTCCAATGGAGGTAGAGTCTTTATCGGGGTTAAAAACAATTGCTGTTGCATGTGGTGTATGGCACACTGCAGCTGTTGTAGAAGTTATAGTGACCCAATCCAGTTCAAGTATATCTTCTGGAAAGCTTTTCACATGGGGAGATGGTGACAAACATCGGCTTGGTCATGGTGACAAGGAACCAAGGCTTAAGCCTACTTGTGTGGCTTCACTTATCGATTATGATTTCTACAGGATAGCATGTGGTCATAGTCTTACTGTAGGCCTGACAACATCTGGACAAGTTTTGAGCATGGGTAATACTGTTTATGGCCAGCTTGGGAATCCCCGCTCAGATGGTAAACTTCCATGCTTAGTTGAAGATATTATGAGTGAACATGTTGTCCAAGTTGCCTGTGGTTCCTACCATGTTGCAGTGTTAACAAATAAGAGTGAAGTTTATACATGGGGGAAAGGGGCCAATGGAAGATTGGGCCATGGAGATATCGAGGACAGGAAAATACCTACACTCGTTGAGGCATTGAGAGACAGGGCTGTTAGGCACATAGCTTGTGGTTCAAACTTCACTGCAGCTATATGCCAGCATAAGTGGGTCTCAGGATCTGAGCAGTCACAATGCGCCTCATGTCGGCAACCGTTTGGATTCACCCGAAAGAGGCACAATTGCCATAACTGTGGGCTTGTCCATTGTAATGCCTGCACCTCACGTAAAGCTCTGAGAGCAGCACTGGCTCCTAATCCTGCGAAACCTTACCGTGTTTGCGATTCCTGTTTCACGAAACTGAACAGTGCGGCATATTCCAGTACAATTAATCAAAATAAGAGGAAAGAGGCTGTGCCTCGCCACTCTGGTGAAAGCAACCCTGATACTAAATCGGCAAAAGCAATTGTACCCAGCAATTTGGATATGATTAGAAGTTTGGATAGCAAGGCAGCAAAACAAGGGAAGAAAACTGATGCACTGTCATTTCTTCGGAATCCTCAAATGACTTCACTTCTTCAGCTAAGAGATATTGCTTTATCTGGTGGAATTGATCTGAACAAATCAGTTCCAAGAGCAGTTCGTACATCAGCAGTTCGATCGTTGAACTCGTCGAGGGCTGTTTCCCCCTTCTCTCGCAAGCCTAGCCCACCACGTTCAACCACACCAGTCCCAACAACTCATGGCCTTTCTATCGCTAAAACTGCTGCTGATAGTCTCGCAAAGACTAATGAGATGTTAAATCAAGAGGTTGAAAGACTCCGTGCACAGGTATTGAGTTTGATTTATATGGAAGTATATAGCTCTGTGTTGTTGTTACATGGACAAACAATTAAATCTGTGCACCTCTTTAGGTTGATAATCTGAGGCACCGCTGTGAGCTTCAAGAACTTGAGTTGCAGAAATCAGCAAAGAAAGTACAAGAGGCCATGACACTGGTTTCAGAGGAATCTGCAAAGTCTAAAGCTGCTAAGGAAGTGATAAAGTCCCTAACAGGACAGGTAATATTGATTGTCTTAGTACTTTTATACCTTCTTAGCTATACTGACGCTGTCGCAAATGGTATTCTGGTGCTGGTTTGGTTCTGTCAACTATCATAGTACCAGAAGGCAtatatttcatattgcaacagCAGCGATGGCTTTATGTCATCAAATTacacattcaaaaaaaaaatgtagtaCTTATACCTAGCTTGATAAAATATAGAAGAGAAAATGTAGGGACTTTATCTGATCCAAGAGAAATTGTGTACTTGTACGTAGCTTGATAAAATATTGATGAGCTTATTTTGTCTTAGCGATGTGCCAACTTTCCCTTGTTTTTGACTGAGTTTGCTTTCTCTGGTGATTGTTGCATGTATTTTCTGCTGTGGCTTGTTTAGCTCAAGGATATGGCTGAGAGACTACCACCAGATCAGGGAGCCTATGATGGTAGtgaagcaaaacaagcacatgTTCCTAATGGCATTGAGATGTATGCTTCTatctacactagcatgaatggtATTCATCAGCCACGAAATGAGTCTGTCAGTGCTGTCAGCACACCTAGCCTGAACATGGGACGAGCATTGCACACAAATGGAATCTCAAGTCATCATAAACCACCTGGAAGTATTAGTGAAAATAGTGAAGTGAGTGCTCACAGCCTTCGGGTTTCAGGTCCTCCTGATGTTGAAAATTTGAATCGAAGAGGACATAGCAGTAGCGATGAGATGCTGAGCGCAAGCAGTAGAGCAGATGATAGTAGCAGCAAGGATGCTAGGTCCCTTTTAAATGGGGAGGATGGTTACAAATCTCGAAGTGCGGTATCAATTCCCAGCAACCAAGTTCAGGCTGAGTGGATTGAGCAGTATGAACCTGGTGTATACATAACACTGACAACTCTTCGTGATGGGACCCGAGATCTAAAGCGCGTACGCTTCAGGTAAATTAATAGTTTCTGTCTTGTTTCTTAGGAGCTGTCATGGTTATTTACATTGTTTATTATTTCATTTATAATTAGACGCATTACTAGTTGACTAGAATAGTAAAAATTGGATTTCACAAATCACTTCATGATCTTGACATTCCAGCTATGCTGGAATGTAGTAGTACTGCAGACACCTTTGCTGGCAAAGGATCATATAAATAATCAATGAGGTATATCATTCTATGAGCATTAGTCTGAAACTATGTGCAAGGAAATTTAAATAATCAATTGATTTACCAGTATCAAATGGCATAAATTTTATAGTGGATCTTATCATGAACCATGATACGGCTTGCTTGTTTCTGCTAACATCTGTTTGCACTTAGCAGCGTGCATTTGCCATTTCCTCTCATCTTAAATTTGTGTGTCCAGTCGAAGGCGGTTTGGGGAGCATCAAGCAGAGAGCTGGTGGAATGAGAACCGCGACAAGGTGTACGAGAAGTACAATGTAAGGAGCTCTGAGCGAGTGTCGTCGGCATCATCAATCCGGTCTGCTCGATGATCCAATACTGCCTGGCAGTTGGAGGGAAACATGAAGAGGAGGCGCCAAAGCCATAGTGCAAATGTGGCGAGGCCTTGAGAATTCTTTTTTTGCCCGTGTAATGTCGATAATTCTTGACACTattgttttgaaaattttccgaGTCATATTATCCGTCCAAGGGCTGGTAGCTAGCCCGGTTCCGATGTAATGCACATAGAGCCGTGGAACGCCGAAACAGGTAGTATGGGGGGCCAGAGCCGCCAGAGGGTGGGACAGCCCTTCTGGCCTTTTGTTGTATTGTAGCCAATGCAGGTGTAAagaagttttttctttttctttttcttttgaattaTATGTGTTTGCATGTGTACATACTACTTATCCATGCTCGTTTCCATCATCTCATTTAAGAAATTTGATGGCGACAATGTTGCCCATGGAGTGAATGCCAGGAAGGTCGAATGTGATACTAGTGCTAATGCATTAAAGTGTTAAACTTTAGATTAGCACGAGGGTACTAAAGTTTAGTCAAATTTTAAAATAAGAACAAAATAGTATTCCCTCAATCCAGTTACAGTAGCTATATTTCTAAAATTGAAAAATTCAAAATATGATGGAGGGAGTGCATTTGACATTTAGCACCTCCAAACAGTCAGGATCTAAACCTGAATTTCGTGGCCGAAAGAAAGTTGCGAGAATGCTTTGTGCAACGGTGACGAGTTTTTGTTGAGAGTAGAGAgccgcctgcctgcctgccggcCGGCTGCGCCATCCAATCCAACCACCCGCCGCCCTCTGATTCAGGATCCTCCAAATCCACTCCAGCCACaaatcctcgccgccgcccggacccAGCCGAcgagatgccgccgccgcctccttccaGCTCCACCCCCCGCCTCGCGCTGCCCGCCATGACCCGGTCCCAGGCGGACCCCGACCTCCCATCGCTCATCTCCGACCTCACCTCCCTGCTCCTCCACTTCCCCGCCGCAtattccggcgccgccgcccccgtcttctcctcttcctccctctccattcccgctcccgccgcgcccaagcccaagcccaatcccgcgcccgccgcagcaGCCCCCACCCCTCTCGCGCGCGCCGCCATCGGGGCctgcgcgggcgccgccgcgggggcctTCACCTACGCCGCGCTGCTCCCCATCGACGCCGTCAAGACccgcctccaggccgccgccgcgccctccgccaccgcctggcAGGTCTTCCTCGACATCCTCCGCACCGACGGGCCCCTCGGCCTCTACCGCGGCCTCTCCGCCGTCATCCTcggctccgcctcctcctccgccgtctACTTCGGCACCTGCGAGCTCGCCAAGTCGCTGCTCCGCCCCCACCTCCCGCCCTTCCTCGTGcccccgctcgccggcgccagcggcaacatctcctcctccgccatcaTGGTCCCCAAGGAGCTCATCACGCAGCGCCTCCAGTCCGGCGCCGCCACAGGCCACTCCTGGCAGGTGCTCCTCCGCATCATCCACACCGACGGCTTCCTCGGCCTCTACGCGGGATACGCCGCCACGCTCCTCCGCAACCTC contains:
- the LOC120709340 gene encoding PH, RCC1 and FYVE domains-containing protein 1-like, whose amino-acid sequence is MHAKGASSDAIRVSTSSAPSTSSHGSAQDDYDSSGDVYVWGEVICDNTVRVGSDRVVRSAGKADVLLPKPLESKLVLDVYHVDCGVKHAALVTKNGEVFTWGEESGGRLGHGSREDSLHPHLVESLAICNVDIVACGEFHTCAVTTAGELYTWGDGTHNIGLLGNGTDVSHWIPKRISGALEGLQVAYVSCGTWHTALITSRGQLFTFGDGTFGVLGHGNRESISCPMEVESLSGLKTIAVACGVWHTAAVVEVIVTQSSSSISSGKLFTWGDGDKHRLGHGDKEPRLKPTCVASLIDYDFYRIACGHSLTVGLTTSGQVLSMGNTVYGQLGNPRSDGKLPCLVEDIMSEHVVQVACGSYHVAVLTNKSEVYTWGKGANGRLGHGDIEDRKIPTLVEALRDRAVRHIACGSNFTAAICQHKWVSGSEQSQCASCRQPFGFTRKRHNCHNCGLVHCNACTSRKALRAALAPNPAKPYRVCDSCFTKLNSAAYSSTINQNKRKEAVPRHSGESNPDTKSAKAIVPSNLDMIRSLDSKAAKQGKKTDALSFLRNPQMTSLLQLRDIALSGGIDLNKSVPRAVRTSAVRSLNSSRAVSPFSRKPSPPRSTTPVPTTHGLSIAKTAADSLAKTNEMLNQEVERLRAQVDNLRHRCELQELELQKSAKKVQEAMTLVSEESAKSKAAKEVIKSLTGQLKDMAERLPPDQGAYDGSEAKQAHVPNGIEMYASIYTSMNGIHQPRNESVSAVSTPSLNMGRALHTNGISSHHKPPGSISENSEVSAHSLRVSGPPDVENLNRRGHSSSDEMLSASSRADDSSSKDARSLLNGEDGYKSRSAVSIPSNQVQAEWIEQYEPGVYITLTTLRDGTRDLKRVRFSRRRFGEHQAESWWNENRDKVYEKYNVRSSERVSSASSIRSAR
- the LOC120709341 gene encoding protein MITOFERRINLIKE 1, chloroplastic-like; its protein translation is MPPPPPSSSTPRLALPAMTRSQADPDLPSLISDLTSLLLHFPAAYSGAAAPVFSSSSLSIPAPAAPKPKPNPAPAAAAPTPLARAAIGACAGAAAGAFTYAALLPIDAVKTRLQAAAAPSATAWQVFLDILRTDGPLGLYRGLSAVILGSASSSAVYFGTCELAKSLLRPHLPPFLVPPLAGASGNISSSAIMVPKELITQRLQSGAATGHSWQVLLRIIHTDGFLGLYAGYAATLLRNLPTGVLSYSSFEYLKSFILKSRDKESLTPGDSVLCGALAGAISAALTTPLDVVKTRLMTRVGTEGSRTILGTMREVVVEEGLMGLSRGIGPRVLHSACFAALGYCAFETARLAILQWYLLQGCQRKAAAQPQMEPRVAAAAAAT